A single Oryctolagus cuniculus chromosome 18, mOryCun1.1, whole genome shotgun sequence DNA region contains:
- the LOC138846523 gene encoding USP6 N-terminal-like protein, which translates to MNALRSRRAQERAELINKYEQGRRGAALLVPEEEDDEGGCLVPDRLGFLHEQKLPQDSTPGAKRKQEVRRIQKWIKMIKNHSKYRGSDKFQRRIYKGIPAQVRGKVWAVMLEVDKRKAQNPGKYAEMKELARLGATHFHHIDSAIAWTFRNHLMFRERYGMK; encoded by the exons ATGAACGCCCTGAGGTCCCGGAGGGCCCAGGAGCGAGCAGAGCTCATCAATAAATATGAGCAG GGACGCCGAGGAGCGGCACTGTTGGTGCCCGAAGAAGAGGACGATGAGGGCGGCTGCCTCGTCCCAGacaggcttgggttcctgca TGAGCAGAAGCTGCCCCAAGACAGCACCCCGGGGGCAAAG CGTAAACAGGAGGTAAGAAGGATCCAGAAGTGGATAAAGATGATCAAGAACCATAGTAAATACCGCGGCAGTGACAAG TTTCAGCGCAGAATCTACAAAGGCATCCCTGCCCAGGTGCGCGGGAAGGTGTGGGCTGTGATGCTGGAGGTGGACAAGAGGAAGGCCCAGAACCCGGGCAAATACGCG gagatgaaagagctggccaggctgggcgccACTCACTTCCATCACATCGACTCCGCCATCGCATGGACTTTCAGAAACCACCTCATGTTCCGGGAACGTTACGGAATGAagtga